In Paenibacillus sonchi, the genomic stretch CTAAGCTGCTGGGCTTTGACGAGCAGTCGCCGATTATGAAGACCTATGAGATTGTCATCCAGCTTGGGGCCATTCTGGCCATTGCCCTGGTGTACCGCCAGCGGATTCTGAACCTGCTGGGGATCGGACGCAGCCGCACAGGCAGAGGCGGGGTGGTGCCGGCCTCCAGGCTGAATCTGATTCATGTCATTCTTGGGATAGTACCGGCGCTGGCAGTGGCTTTTTTCGCCCGTGATTTCATTAAAGGACTCTTTGGAGCTTCCACCGTGCTCTGGGCGCTTGTCGCCGGCGGGGTGCTGATGATCGTGGCAGAATGGGTGAACAGACGGAAGATCCGGATTACCGCGCATGAGCTGGATGACTTATCGTACGGACAGGCGCTGGCTATCGGCCTCTACCAGATTATTTCCGTGCTGTGGCCGGGATTCTCCCGGTCCGGCTCGACCATCTCCGGCGGTATGCTGAGCGGGGTCAGCTACAAGGCTTCGGCGGATTTCTCGTTCCTGATTGCCATTCCGATTATGTGTGCGGCATCCGGTTATGAGCTGCTTGATTCCTATCAGTATTTCACCAAAGATACGATTATGGATTTTGCGGTCGGATTTGTCATTTCATTTATTGTCGCCTATCTGGTGGTGGTTGCGTTCATGAAGCTGATCCAGAAGATCCGGCCGACCCATTTCGCGATTTACCGCTTTATTCTGGCTGCGGTGTTCTGGTTGTTTATTATGCGTTAATCTATAGGCTCTTGACTAATCGCTCAAGGTAACGGTATATACAGAGAGTGTCAACTGGGGATTTTGGAACAATATAGCAATTTACCGTTAAAGGCAGGAGTGAACCAAGGTGCGTCTAGTATCCGTGAATCGGCTTCAGGCGGGAATGAAGCTGGGTAAAAAAATATATAATGATGAAGGGCTGGTTCTGCTCGCGGATGGAGTAGAGCTAACGGATGCGCTGATCAAGCGGCTGGCCAAGATCGACATCGGCTATATCTACATAGAAGATTCCGTCACGGAGGATGTTGAGATTACGGGCATGCTGCAGGACGAGACGCGCAATCAGGCGCTCAAGGTGGTCCGGAGCCAGTTTCAGCAGATGTCAGGCGCTTCCGGCATTACCAAGGGTTTTTATCATCTGGACAAAAAATTTTCGAAGGTGATGGATTCCATTCTGGATGATCTGGCCACACAAGAAGATCCTATGATTATGCTGCTTGATATGCACACGGCCGACAACTACCTGTATGTTCACTCCCTGAATGTCTGTCTGTATACGCTAGTGCTCGGAATTGCCCATGGTTACAGCAGGGAAGAGCTGCGGGTCATCGGCATGGGCGCACTCCTGCATGATATAGGCAAAACGCAGATTCCTGTCAAAATCATTCAGAAGCCCGGTATGCTCAGCGAAGAGGAGTTCCGTCACATGCAGGCCCATACCGAGATCGGCTACCGGATTCTCAAGGATGAGCCGAATATCCCGCTGCTCGCGGCACACTGTGCACTGCAGCATCATGAGCGCATCGATGGTTCGGGTTATCCGCGCGGGCTGAAAGGGCCGCAGATTCATGAATATGCCAAATGGCTGGGGGTTGCGGATTCCTATGATGCCATGACCTCGAACCGGATCTATAAGAAGGCCATGCTGCCGCATCAGGCAGTAGAAGCGTTGTATGTAGGTTCAGGAACGCTGTATGAGCAGAAGCATTTGGAGCTGTTCCGGGACCGTGTGGCGATCTATCCGCTGGGTCTGACCGTCAAGCTTAGCACCGGTGAGAGCGGAGTGGTGGTCAAAATTGACCCGACCATCCCGCACAGGCCGGTTGTGCGTGTGCTGCACGACCCTGACGGTGAGCCCGTGGTTCCCTTTGAGCTTGATCTGGGCAGCAAGCTTTCTGTAGTGATTGTGGATGTGACGGATGAAGACGGAGCTGTGGTAAAAACGATGTGACTTCCGGTTCGAAGCGAGGCTGGGTAACGGGCAAACGCATTATTGCGCAGCTCCGTTGCTCTCCCGCTTTTTTTTGATTTTCCTCCTCTATTGGAACTATTTTCCGCAAAAAGAGGGGCAGAGGGCTGCCAAAGTGCAGTTTTTTGCCCAGTCGTGGTATGATATAGGTTAAGTCACCGTTCTTTTTCATTTATTTTGGGTTAATAATAGGAATACGTATCGAAGGAGCACCACGAAAATGAGTATATTAGAGCCATCCTCAACACCAATAAGAGAGCTGTCGCCAAGCTATGATCCTTGGGACCCGATCACTTCATTGCGCAAGCACGGGCGTCATGTGCTGACCAGCGTCGAGATGACGGTTACCAATCTGTGCAACATGCGCTGTGAGCATTGTGCGGTCGGCGACAGCCTGACCACTAAAGAAGGAGACATGCTGCCGCTTAAAACTATGCTGGACCGCCTGGAAGAGGTTGAACATCTGCAGACCATCAGCATTACGGGCGGCGAGCCGATGTTCCGGGCCGGTACGGTCGAAAAAACAATTGTGCCGCTGCTCAAATATGCCCGTGAGCGGGGCATCCGGTCGCAGATTAATTCCAACCTGACCATGCCTTATTCCCGGTATGAGCAGCTGCTGCCCTATTTGGATGTCATGCATATCTCCTTCAACTACGTAAATGGAGATGACTTTCATGAGGTCGGCTTTGCGAACAGCGGCCACCCGGTGTCAAAGGAAGCGGCTTACCGGCTGTATGACACGATGCTGGAAAATTCCCGCCGCTTAAGCAGTGACGGGATGCTGATTTCTGCGGAATCGATGATCAATTACCGGACGCATAAAAAGCTGCCGGCCATCCATAAGCTAATCGGGGACATGGGGGCCCGGCGGCATGAGGTGCATCCGATGTATGCTTCCAGCTTTGCTTCCAAGCTCCCTGTACTGTCCCTGAAGGAAATGGGAGCAGCGATCCATGACCTGCTGGACCACCGTGATCCAGACATGTGGATGCTGTTCGGTACGCTTCCTTTCTTTTCCTGCAG encodes the following:
- the yfkAB gene encoding radical SAM/CxCxxxxC motif protein YfkAB; protein product: MSILEPSSTPIRELSPSYDPWDPITSLRKHGRHVLTSVEMTVTNLCNMRCEHCAVGDSLTTKEGDMLPLKTMLDRLEEVEHLQTISITGGEPMFRAGTVEKTIVPLLKYARERGIRSQINSNLTMPYSRYEQLLPYLDVMHISFNYVNGDDFHEVGFANSGHPVSKEAAYRLYDTMLENSRRLSSDGMLISAESMINYRTHKKLPAIHKLIGDMGARRHEVHPMYASSFASKLPVLSLKEMGAAIHDLLDHRDPDMWMLFGTLPFFSCSFLEEDQKLLRRLREERNVTLRNDPDGRNRVNVNMFTGDVFVTDFADISAFGNIGSGKLDDIFTEWQLKHPLNQKVNCHCDEAGCCGPNLLVADMYYPKVDFKTRKAITL
- a CDS encoding HD-GYP domain-containing protein — its product is MRLVSVNRLQAGMKLGKKIYNDEGLVLLADGVELTDALIKRLAKIDIGYIYIEDSVTEDVEITGMLQDETRNQALKVVRSQFQQMSGASGITKGFYHLDKKFSKVMDSILDDLATQEDPMIMLLDMHTADNYLYVHSLNVCLYTLVLGIAHGYSREELRVIGMGALLHDIGKTQIPVKIIQKPGMLSEEEFRHMQAHTEIGYRILKDEPNIPLLAAHCALQHHERIDGSGYPRGLKGPQIHEYAKWLGVADSYDAMTSNRIYKKAMLPHQAVEALYVGSGTLYEQKHLELFRDRVAIYPLGLTVKLSTGESGVVVKIDPTIPHRPVVRVLHDPDGEPVVPFELDLGSKLSVVIVDVTDEDGAVVKTM
- a CDS encoding undecaprenyl-diphosphate phosphatase, with the protein product MDTITAIILAIVEGITEFIPVSSTGHMILTTKLLGFDEQSPIMKTYEIVIQLGAILAIALVYRQRILNLLGIGRSRTGRGGVVPASRLNLIHVILGIVPALAVAFFARDFIKGLFGASTVLWALVAGGVLMIVAEWVNRRKIRITAHELDDLSYGQALAIGLYQIISVLWPGFSRSGSTISGGMLSGVSYKASADFSFLIAIPIMCAASGYELLDSYQYFTKDTIMDFAVGFVISFIVAYLVVVAFMKLIQKIRPTHFAIYRFILAAVFWLFIMR